In Torulaspora delbrueckii CBS 1146 chromosome 1, complete genome, one genomic interval encodes:
- the SOL1 gene encoding Sol1p (similar to Saccharomyces cerevisiae SOL2 (YCR073W-A) and SOL1 (YNR034W); ancestral locus Anc_6.345), whose product MTTTVPKVFAFHEFAGVAEAVADHVVSAQNSALSKGLKDKKGSSTSLNGSSGHDDKISVGRPSSGRSLSNTASRDSSTSSKKLKKDKEQRFKIALSGGSLIQVLHEGLLKRTDVQWEKWDVYFADERLVPFDSPESNYGLAKRKIFDQIDTEKYGTPNVYHIDERLINDPQECAEDYEKILIKGFAGRDSVKLPMFDLFLLGCAPDGHIASLFPNFQENLREKLAWVVSVENAPSGPANRISLTIPVICHSHRVTFVVEGATKAPVIKTIMERPEKGLPSSIVNEGAAGRVAWFVDDEALTDVFVTKKKYKFCCDTDE is encoded by the coding sequence ATGACTACCACTGTTCCCAAGGTGTTTGCATTCCATGAGTTTGCAGGAGTAGCAGAAGCTGTGGCAGATCACGTGGTCTCGGCCCAGAATAGTGCATTGAGTAAAGGtttgaaggataagaaGGGTTCTAGTACTAGTCTGAATGGATCTAGTGGTCATGATGACAAGATCTCAGTAGGGCGTCCTTCCTCCGGGCGCAGTCTGTCGAATACGGCTTCTCGAGACTCTTCCACGTCgtccaagaaattgaagaaagataaaGAGCAGAGGTTCAAGATTGCATTATCAGGAGGTTCATTAATCCAGGTATTGCATGAGGGATTGTTAAAGAGAACGGATGTTCAATGGGAGAAGTGGGATGTTTATTTTGCGGATGAGCGTTTGGTGCCCTTTGACTCACCAGAGAGTAACTATGGTCTTGCTAAGaggaaaatttttgaccaaattgaCACAGAAAAATATGGAACTCCAAATGTTTATCACATCGACGAGAGGCTTATTAATGATCCGCAAGAATGTGCAGAGGATTATGAAAAAATACTGATTAAGGGATTTGCAGGCAGAGACTCGGTTAAACTACCGATGTTTGActtatttcttcttggttgTGCACCAGATGGCCATATAGCTTCTCTGTTCCCCAATTTCCAGGAGAATTTACGTGAGAAGTTGGCCTGGGTGGTGAGCGTGGAAAACGCACCAAGTGGTCCCGCTAATAGAATATCTTTGACTATCCCGGTCATCTGTCATTCCCACAGAGTAACATTTGTGGTGGAAGGTGCCACTAAGGCACCGGTTATCAAGACGATTATGGAAAGACCAGAGAAGGGATTACCTAGTAGTATAGTGAACGAAGGTGCAGCGGGTCGTGTAGCTTGGTTCGTTGACGATGAAGCTTTGACAGACGTCTTTGtcacaaagaagaaatacaaATTTTGTTGTGATACCGACGAATAA